The following proteins are co-located in the Microplitis demolitor isolate Queensland-Clemson2020A chromosome 5, iyMicDemo2.1a, whole genome shotgun sequence genome:
- the LOC103580080 gene encoding DNA topoisomerase I, mitochondrial, whose protein sequence is MEVEQTPARPNSESEKKAKENSSAAGNHGDTHMNGMSNGFDRKKEHKSERKDKERSHKSEHRDKDRKDKEKSHKSEHRSKDRDKEKDKDRHKDKHSSSNGSSSKDKDRHANSSSSSRDKDKDKDKKSSSSSKDKDKEHKSSSSVTKDKDKDKKDHHKSSLSSKDKDKHHSSSKTKDSKDKERSKDKDRHHHDSSRDKDKDKSSSSKDKDRRHSSSKDKDRHSTSHSSSNDKDKSSRSDKDRHRHDKDKDRHRRDKDKDKKSREDRDKTEVKEEVVVKEEEKSQVYNNSQVNYEEEKPQVKEEQVSQVVEDEEDSNSENGLCINEDDGNDNEDRKVKRDEEDDEDYKQEQNSMNSSDGNDTRLSDLQNSTLKTEEDSDEDLPLSIRKPANSQNSKRKVESSDDEDDVPLLARKKSKKEAVKKKKKRKHSDDEDEEDYEEEVKSKTKKKKTAAKPVNTTSPSPKKKKKQEEETEVWKWWEEEKKSDGTKWTFLEHKGPVFAPDYEPLPSSVKFYYNGKEMKLTEATEEVATFYARMLEHDYTTKKVFNENFFKDWREVMSESERKVITDLSKCNFRPMYDYFVQKSEERKAMTKEEKKALKEKNEEITKEYGFCTIDGHREKIGNFKIEPPGLFRGRGEHPKMGKLKKRVMPGDVSINCSKNSVIPKPPAGYKWREVRHDPTVTWLASWTENVQGQVKYVMLNPSSKLKGEKDWQKYETARKLAKSIDKIRAEYREDWKSKEMRIRQRAVALYFIDKLALRAGNEKDEDQADTVGCCSLRVEHITLHEHKDGKDFVVVFDFLGKDSIRYYNEVPVEKRVFKNLQLFKENKSDGDDLFDRLNTAVLNKHLTELMDGLTAKVFRTYNASWTLQQQLDQLTDPDYSVAEKILAYNRANRAVAILCNHQRSVPKGHDKSMENLNAKIEAKKEAIKEAEEQVKDTKREAKHGSVKAKDLHEKAKKKLERLKEQLTKLEVQRTDRDENKAIALGTSKLNYLDPRITVAWCKKHDVPIEKIYNKTQRDKFRWAIDMAGPDYVF, encoded by the exons ATGGAAGTCGAGCAAACGCCCGCCAGGCCGAATTCCGAGTCC gaaaaaaagGCCAAGGAAAACAGCAGCGCAGCCGGGAATCATGGAG aCACTCATATGAATGGTATGTCGAATGGATTCGATCGCAAGAAAGAGCACAAGTCCGAGCGTAAAGACAAGGAGAGATCCCATAAGTCTGAACATCGGGACAAGGATCGCAAGGACAAGGAAAAGAGCCACAAGTCCGAGCATCGGAGTAAAGATCGCGACAAGGAAAAGGACAAGGATCGGCATAAGGACAAACACAGCTCGTCAAATGGATCTAGTTCTAAAGACAAGGACAGGCATGCCAATAGTTCGAGCAGTAGCAGGGATAAAGACAAGGATAAGGATAAGAAAAGTAGCTCATCTAGCAAAGACAAGGACAAGGAGCATAAGAGTAGCAGCTCGGTAACCAAAGACAAAGATAAAGACAAGAAGGATCATCATAAATCTAGTTTGAGTTCTAAGGATAAAgacaa gCATCATTCAAGTTCAAAAACAAAAGACAGTAAAGACAAAGAAAGGAGTAAAGATAAGGATAGACATCATCATGATTCTTCCCGTGACAAAGATAAAGACAAAAGTTCGTCGTCTAAAGACAAAGATCGTAGACACAGTTCTTCTAAGGACAAGGATCGACATTCCACGTCTCATTCTTCATCGAATGACAAGGATAAATCTTCAAGATCTGACAAAGATCGTCATCGTCATGACAAAGACAAGGATCGGCATCGTCGGGATAAAGACAAAGATAAGAAGAGTCGCGAGGATCGCGACAAAACTGAAGTTAAGGAAGAGGTTGTTGTTAAAGAGGAAGAGAAGAGTCaggtttataataattctcaGGTCAATTACGAAGAGGAAAAGCCTCAGGTTAAAGAAGAACAAGTGAGTCAAGTGGTTGAGGATGAGGAAGACTCTAATAGTGAAAATGGGCTTTGTATCAATGAAGACGATGGTAATGATAATGAAGACAGGAAAGTAAAACGTGATGAAGAAGATGACGAGGATTATAAACAGGAGCAAAATAGTATGAACTCGTCTGACGGTAATGACACCAGGCTGTCTGATTTACAAAATTCTACTCTAAAGACAGAAGAAGATTCTGATGAAGACTTACCGCTG agTATACGCAAGCCTGCGAATTCACAAAATTCAAAGAGAAAAGTTGAGTCGTCTGATGACGAGGATGACGTCCCGTTGTTAGCTAGAAAGAAATCTAAAAAGGAAgctgttaagaaaaaaaagaagagaaaacattctgatgatgaagatgaagaagacTATGAGGAAGAAGTTAAATCT AAaacaaagaagaaaaaaacagCAGCTAAACCTGTAAATACAACGTCACCTAGTccgaagaaaaagaagaagcaGGAAGAGGAGACTGAAGTCtggaaatg gTGGGAGGAAGAGAAAAAGTCGGATGGCACCAAATGGACCTTTTTGGAGCACAAAGGACCCGTGTTTGCTCCAGACTACGAGCCGTTGCCGTCATCGGTAAAGTTTTATTACAACGGCAAAGAAATGAAACTCACTGAAGCAACTGAAGAAGTCGCGACGTTCTACGCTCGTATGTTGGAACACGACTATACCACGAAGAaagtatttaatgaaaatttcttCAAAGACTGGCGTGAAGTTATGTCTGAATCGGAACGTAAAGTAATAACAGATTTGAGTAAATGTAATTTCCGTCCCATGTACGACTACTTTGTCCAAAAGTCTGAGGAACGTAAGGCCATGACGAAAGAAGAGAAGAAGGCGcttaaggaaaaaaatgaagagatAACTAAAGAGTACGGATTTTGTACCATTGACGGTCATAGAGAAAAAATAGGTAACTTTAAAATAGAACCGCCTGGTTTATTCCGAGGGCGTGGTGAGCATCCGAAAATGGGTAAACTTAAGAAACGAGTTATGCCTGGGGATGTATCGATAAATTGCTCAAAGAATTCGGTGATACCAAAACCACCGGCTGGGTACAAGTGGCGGGAAGTCAGACACGATCCCACAGTGACCTGGCTTGCGTCTTGGACTGAAAATGTTCAGGGACAAGTAAAGTATGTGATGTTGAATCCCTCAAGTAAATTAAAAGGTGAAAAAGATTGGCAGAAATATGAGACTGCTAGAAAATTAGCTAAATCAATAGACAAAATACGTGCAGAGTATCGTGAAGACTGGAAGAGCAAAGAAATGCGTATTAGACAAAGGGCTGTGGCACTGTACTTTATTGACAAACTGGCTCTGAGAGCTGGTAATGAAAAAGATGAAGATCAAGCAGACACTGTCGGTTGTTGTTCGTTGCGTGTTGAACACATAACTTTACACGAACATAAAGACGGAAAAGATTTTGTCGTTGTATTTGATTTTCTGGGTAAAGATTCCATAAGATATTACAATGAGGTACCAGTTGAAAAAcgtgtatttaaaaatcttcagttatttaaagaaaataaatctgaCGGTGACGATTTGTTCGACCGTCTCAATACCGCGGTATTGAATAAACATCTTACTGAATTGATGGACGGACTCACTGCCAAAGTATTCAGAACATACAACGCATCTTGGACTTTACAACAGCAATTGGATCAATTGACTGATCCCGATTACTCGGTGGCGGAAAAAATCCTTGCTTACAATCGAGCTAATCGTGCTGTCGCTATTCTCTGTAACCATCAGCGTTCGGTACCCAAAGGCCATGACAAGTCGATGGAAAATTTGAATGCCAAAATTGAAGCAAAGAAGGAAGCTATCAAGGAAGCTGAGGAACAGGTCAAAGACACCAAGCGGGAAGCTAAGCATGGATCGGTCAAAGCTAAAGA tttacatGAAAAAGCAAAGAAGAAATTGGAAAGATTGAAAGAGCAGCTGACTAAATTAGAAGTACAACGAACTGATCGTGATGAAAACAAAGCAATTGCATTGGGAACGTCTAAGCTCAATTATCTTGATCCGCGAATTACTGTTgcatg gTGCAAAAAACACGACGTTccgattgaaaaaatttacaacaaaaCTCAGCGTGATAAATTCAGATGGGCGATAGACATGGCAGGACCCGATTACGTTTTTTAA
- the LOC103577153 gene encoding succinate--CoA ligase [ADP-forming] subunit beta, mitochondrial has translation MATMLSRTIVRLNSKILSKTNGLVKQPVRRLNVHEHISYSLLNEAGIPTPKFGVAKTPDEAAAFAASLKTKDIVLKAQVLAGGRGKGHFKDSSVSGVKMCETPEEAKALAAQMLGKLLITKQTGEGGRICNAVMVAQRMFPRKEYYLAVMMERAFGGPVIIASSQGGVNIEEVAATNPDAIMYEPIDINKGITKEQANRIAEKLGLGHVKDYISNIILNLYAMFLKKDALLLEVNPLAEDIQGNYFALDCKCRFDDNAEFRQKELFALRDWTQEDPKEVEAAKFELNYIALDGNIGCMVNGAGLAMATMDIIKLHGGEPANFLDVGGGATASAVKEAFKIITSDPKVHALLVNIFGGIMRCDVIAEGIIAATKELDLKIPVVVRLQGTNVDEAKALIANAGLKIVPVDDLDEAARIAVKLSTIVKLAHSANLSVNFEIPQIS, from the exons ATGGCCACCATGTTGTCCCGGACAATTGTCCGCTTAAACTCTAaa attCTTTCAAAAACTAACGGGCTGGTGAAACAACCGGTAAGAAGATTGAATGTCCATGAGCATATTTCCTACAGTTTGCTCAATGAAGCCGGCATACCAACTCCGAAATTTGGAGTCGCTAAGACTCCAGATGAAGCTGCTGCGTTCGCTGCCAGCCTTAAGACCAAGGATATCGTGCTGAAGGCACAGGTTTTAGCTGGTGGACGTGGAAAGGGCCACTTTAAAGACAGCTCTGTCAGTGGAGTAAAGATGTGCGAGac ACCGGAAGAAGCCAAAGCTTTAGCTGCCCAGATGTtgggaaaattattaatcaccaAACAAACTGGTGAGGGTGGCAGAATATGTAATGCCGTAATGGTTGCACAGAGAATGTTTCCTCGTAAAGAATATTATCTTGCTGTCATGATGGAGCGAGCCTTTgga GGTCCTGTGATAATTGCCTCAAGTCAAGGAGGTGTAAATATTGAGGAAGTAGCAGCCACGAACCCAGATGCTATTATGTATGAACCAATAGACATCAACAAAGGCATTACTAAAGAGCAGGCGAATAGAATCGCCGAAAAACTTGGTCTGGGACACGTCAAAGACTACATAtctaacattattttaaatctttacgCCATGTTTCTGAAGAAAGACGCACTTTTGCTTGAGGTTAATCCTCTTGCCGAAGACATCCAAGGCAACT acTTTGCCCTTGATTGCAAGTGCAGATTCGATGACAACGCTGAGTTCCGGCAAAAAGAACTTTTCGCTCTGCGGGATTGGACTCAAGAAGACCCCAAAGAGGTCGAGGCTGCCAAGTTCGAGCTCAATTATATTGCGCTTGATGGTAACATCGGGTGCATGGTTAATGGGGCTGGTTTAGCCATGGCTACCATGGATATTATTAAGCTCCATGGTGGAGAACCCGCTAACTTCTTGGATGTCGGTGGCGGTGCTACTGCATCTGCAGTAAAAGAAGCCTTCAAAATCATTACATCTGACCCtaag GTTCATGCTTTGTTGGTTAATATCTTTGGAGGTATCATGAGATGTGATGTAATCGCCGAAGGTATTATTGCTGCAACAAAAGAATTAGATCTGAAGATTCCTGTTGTTGTGAGGCTtcag ggAACAAATGTTGATGAAGCTAAAGCTTTGATTGCTAATGCAGGACTAAAAATTGTACCAGTTGATGATCTTGATGAAGCAGCTCGTATTGCtgttaaattatcaacaattgtTAAATTAGCCCATTCAGCCAATCTCAgtgttaattttgaaattcctcaaatttcataa